A region of the Papaver somniferum cultivar HN1 unplaced genomic scaffold, ASM357369v1 unplaced-scaffold_47, whole genome shotgun sequence genome:
tcttctcattcAGTCTGCTTTTGCTCACCGTcacaaactcttaaaaaataaactACCATGCAAAAATTTTACACTATACTTCCACGACACCCTATTTAACGGTAGGAATGCAGCTAAGGCAACATCATCTGCAGTGACTAATGCTACGGGTATTAGGAAATTTCATTTCGGAGAACTTGTAGTGTTTGATGATCCATTAACCCTGGATCAACATATATCGTCTAGTCCGGTGGCTAGAGCTCAAGGTTTTTATTTCTATGATATGAAGAATACATACAATGCTTGGTTGGCATTTTCGATAGTATTCAATTCTTCTGATTATAATGGAATTTTGAATCTCATGGGTGCGGATATGATGGATCAAAGGACAAGAGATGTATCTGTTGTCGGTGGAACTGGTGATTTTTTTATGACCAGAGGGATAGCAACATTGAAAACGGAAGAGGCCATAGGATTTGTTTATTTTCGCCTCCGGTTGGACATCAAGCTTTACGAGTGTTACTACTAGTCTCCGGTTCTAAATgtagttacttttgttttgattttcattttGCATTCATCATTACTACTAGTCGAGTCGTGCTACATGCAGCTGCTTTTGATTTTCATTCCTTGTATGAGGAACGTAGTACGTACATTGAGGAGTTAACTCCTAGCTTATACAACAATGTGGCTGGGCTGGATGATCTCTGGTGTTGCTCTTTGTTGCAATTATCTTGCAATCAACAATCGTCTTTTTAATCTTACTGTTTTGAAGTTGGGTTGTGAAGCTCGTTTTCTTTAACTTAAGGAATTGCTCTTGAAATCTCTTCTGCGATTAATCTCTTCAGCTTTGACAATCGGACATATAAATGAAATATGCATTGCAAAGATCATTTTCTTTCAAGACTGAAAactaaaatctctacttttttttaaagaaaaattgttGTTTCACTTAAGGTTTCAAATGTAACTTTTATCTTAAAGGGGTAAGAAAagtaaaaataattaaaagattcataaaacacagttaagaaaaattataattAATGAACCGGAGCGAATGTCAAGCAGTTCATGTGCTACCGAACATGCAAAAGACTCTCCGTCAGAGTTGAAACCGTGGAAATTGATGGATGGTACTTAAACCCACTGATATCGATCTGTTTGCAAGACTTGGTTTTCCAGTTGTATAAATGATGCGTGAAGATAGATTGATTTTCACGGGATTGAATGACTATGTGATCAGTCCCAACAACTGAATGAAAAGAAACATCCCGATCCTCGCCCCATAAATAAGGTAATTCAATAGTAACTTCTGTCCAGTTTAGGTTACTGCTAATACTTGTGCTACTATTCATCTCTTTGATGTTCCCATTAACATCATCAAATACCCATAGCTTGGCAGTGTAATCCTTCATTCTAGTTAATAGAGCTAAGCGGGTTTCCAGTTCTATTAAACGGTTAGACGGATAAACATCCCTTGGTTGATTAAAGATGAAACTCGGGACTGTGATCACTCTGAACTTCTCTGCCCCAACATCAAATGCCACTATCTTGTCGCTACCCTTCTCACCtaatttcagaaaattttcagtgcAAAAGTATATAAAACCATTCAGATAAATTGTGTGTTTGCGTTGGCAATATTCATTTTGAAGCTTGAATGGTGGGAGCTCaatccttctccatttgatgtctCCTACAGTTAAAACTTCACACAAATAGTCCCAACGGAACGTCTCGAAATCAGATATCATTACGTGCCATATACATATCACTTTGTGCTTCTTTGCCGCAGGATCGAATCCCATTTCGTAGTAGTGTGTTCTTACGTGCCATATACATATCACTTTATTCTTTCTTCATAGTTCCTTGAAAACTCTGATTCAATCCATGGTGATACTTCTCGAGTACTGATATTGCATATACAAATGGCAGTCTGTTTTCTAAAGCCATAACCGACCAAACCATTTACCGGGCCGAAAATAGCTGTATTCTCAGATGAAAATTTCACCTTCCTTATTGTGCCAACAGATGCTGTTActacttctctttctcttccttCAAGCATTAACTCAACTGTAACTAGCTTCACTTTGTAGTAACATATTCTGGGTGGAGTTGTAGGTCTGTAAAGCCACAGTCTTGGATTCTTGTGTGATATTGGGACGATGAAAAAGAGTTTCGGATGTTTTTTTGAATTGTTAAGGTGTAAATCAGTAAAGTATGCGTCTTCCTCGATGAGTAATTGCCAACGTTTACATACGCATTTGAATCGTACAAGTGACTTGACTGGTAGTCTGCTTAGTATCTCGCATACAATAGCACTATCATCTTGGAAACAACTAGTACTATTTGATGAATTACCAATGTTGCCACCAGCACCAGTACCTCTACTTCTCTTGGTCCGCCTGTTTTGTTTTCGTTTTATGTAATTGTTTCGCACAACACTCATAACATTCAATTTAAAAGGATTGGCAGAAAGTTTCATTCTGGTTATGGGAAGACTACGTCTGTGACCAAGTCCACGTATAGCTCTCTGCATAATAGATTTACCAAATAAACATGGAGTAATACCATTTGTGTCAACctaagatttattgttttggttaaaacaaaaagaaatcttTAATCACAGTATAGCTTTATCAAAATAAAGCAGAGGCAACCTGATGCATGTATATGTATGTTATCATCATTAACAATTTATATATATAACTTAGGctcaagcaatacatatatacaaaatatgaaaTCAGGGGCAGGGGAAAAGATGCGTATACCATATTGTTCTTCACCGAACTTCCTTAAAATCTCAAAGGTAAAGCTCGCGCGAGAGAGAGGAACTGATGAAGACTGaagagaagttagggttttgtggtTAGACTTTAGAGATTTTCCATAGGATTTTGTTTGCACCGTGATTGTAGACATGTGGTGCGTTATACACCTTGGTAGCcaggtgtaaattgggccggccGGGGTACCCGGCCTAATTATTAAATGGGACGGGACAGGACGGGCATGAACTTTTCTTACCCATCAAATTAAAAGGGTCGGCGGGCGGGATCATACTACAAAATAAACTATCCGAAACATGTCCAAGCCTGTTAAGTAATTTGGAATAGAGCGTGCAGGGCCGGTCGGGCCTTGAATATACAATAATAATTTTAGACCAGATAATAACATGCGACAAAATTATAACCTAATTTAACTAAAATATGGCAAAATTGCCTATAATGATTCCAAAATTAGATCATTTTTAAGGAGAAAACCCTATAATTTCTCATTATAATTATCAAAATGAAATATATACAGAAAGATATGTGAGAGAGATTGGCATATCGAGTATATTATAATATAGAATTAAAGAAGAAATAGGCAATTAGGTCTGGTAAACGGGTAGATTTAATGGGCTAACAAACCTGTTAATGTTGACCGGCTAACGAGATGGGTACAAGGACGAGCAATACTT
Encoded here:
- the LOC113342753 gene encoding F-box/kelch-repeat protein At3g04660-like, which produces MGFDPAAKKHKVICIWHVMISDFETFRWDYLCEVLTVGDIKWRRIELPPFKLQNEYCQRKHTIYLNGFIYFCTENFLKLGEKGSDKIVAFDVGAEKFRVITVPSFIFNQPRDVYPSNRLIELETRLALLTRMKDYTAKLWVFDDVNGNIKEMNSSTSISSNLNWTEVTIELPYLWGEDRDVSFHSVVGTDHIVIQSRENQSIFTHHLYNWKTKSCKQIDISGFKYHPSISTVSTLTESLLHVR